The Neobacillus sp. OS1-2 genome includes a window with the following:
- the metG gene encoding methionine--tRNA ligase, which translates to MSIFIGGAWAYANGSLHLGHISSLLPGDILARYYRLKGEKVLYVSGSDCNGTPITVRAKQEGVSPKVIADRYHKEFEDCFSRLGFSYDTYTRTDTEHHHKTVQEIFLELLEKGLIYKKEIEQTYCEHCQQFLPDRYVEGICPVCKEPSRGDQCDHCSTILEPLELLERKCKICGNEPTTRFTEHFYFSLSSFQNVLENFTQKAEEKNLWRENAISLTKRYLKEGLQDRAVSRDLPIGVSVPVAGYEEKKIYVWIEAVSGYYTASKLWAKETDSDDLSFWNSSARSYYVHGKDNIPFHSIIWAGILAGLGKEPLPTHIVSNEYLTLEKKKLSTSKNWAVWVPDILERYEPDSIRYFLTINAPENRDADYSWKEFIFSHNSELLGAYGNFVNRTLKFIEKSFEGGIPEKDITSKIQDKVYHLYKEVGHCIESAAFKQGLEKVFELVRFSNKYFDEQQPWKQIKDDTESCKQTLADCVYLVANVAHILTPFLPFSSEKVKEMISTTKTDWGPFLVKSQQLSKVEPLFERIDPVRMEEELERLNNQTVKN; encoded by the coding sequence ATGAGTATTTTTATTGGTGGGGCTTGGGCTTATGCAAACGGCTCATTACATTTGGGTCATATTTCGAGCTTGTTACCTGGGGATATTCTTGCGAGATATTATCGTTTAAAGGGAGAAAAAGTTTTGTATGTATCTGGCAGCGATTGTAATGGAACACCGATTACGGTCAGAGCAAAACAAGAAGGGGTTTCTCCGAAAGTGATTGCAGACCGTTATCATAAAGAATTCGAAGATTGTTTTTCAAGATTAGGATTCTCATACGATACTTACACAAGGACTGACACTGAACATCACCATAAAACCGTTCAAGAGATATTTTTAGAGCTACTTGAAAAAGGATTGATTTACAAAAAGGAAATCGAACAAACATATTGTGAACATTGTCAGCAGTTTTTGCCTGACCGTTATGTGGAAGGAATTTGCCCTGTTTGCAAGGAGCCTTCTCGCGGGGACCAATGTGATCATTGTTCAACCATATTAGAACCGCTTGAACTACTTGAAAGAAAATGTAAAATTTGTGGGAATGAGCCTACTACAAGATTTACAGAGCATTTTTACTTTTCCTTAAGTTCTTTCCAAAATGTTTTAGAAAACTTTACTCAAAAAGCAGAAGAAAAGAACCTATGGAGGGAAAATGCCATTTCTCTTACAAAACGCTATTTAAAGGAAGGTTTGCAAGATAGAGCTGTTTCAAGGGATTTGCCTATTGGGGTAAGTGTTCCAGTTGCTGGATATGAAGAGAAGAAAATCTATGTATGGATTGAGGCTGTATCAGGGTACTACACAGCTAGTAAGCTATGGGCTAAAGAAACCGATAGCGATGATTTATCATTTTGGAATTCCTCTGCTCGATCTTATTATGTTCACGGGAAAGATAATATCCCTTTCCATTCGATTATATGGGCTGGAATTCTTGCTGGTCTTGGCAAAGAACCATTACCAACGCATATCGTTTCAAACGAGTATTTGACATTGGAAAAGAAAAAATTATCTACCAGTAAAAATTGGGCTGTTTGGGTTCCAGATATTTTAGAAAGGTACGAACCAGATTCCATACGGTATTTCTTAACAATTAACGCACCAGAAAACCGAGATGCAGATTATTCTTGGAAAGAGTTCATTTTTAGCCATAATAGTGAGTTATTAGGGGCATATGGAAACTTCGTTAATCGAACTTTGAAATTTATTGAAAAGTCATTTGAAGGTGGAATTCCTGAAAAAGACATAACTTCGAAGATTCAGGATAAAGTATACCACTTATACAAAGAAGTAGGGCATTGCATTGAAAGTGCTGCATTCAAACAAGGGTTGGAAAAAGTATTCGAACTTGTTAGATTTTCGAACAAATACTTTGATGAACAACAACCTTGGAAACAAATAAAGGATGATACCGAGTCTTGCAAACAAACTCTGGCGGATTGCGTTTATCTGGTTGCAAATGTTGCTCATATCCTTACTCCATTCCTTCCTTTTTCAAGCGAAAAGGTTAAGGAAATGATCAGCACAACAAAAACCGATTGGGGTCCGTTTTTGGTTAAATCGCAGCAACTGTCAAAAGTAGAACCCTTGTTTGAACGAATAGACCCAGTAAGAATGGAAGAAGAGCTTGAAAGATTAAACAACCAAACTGTTAAGAATTAA